The genomic stretch TGTAGCACAGCTCGACCAAACAAGTCATACGCAGATAACCGACACCCGCAAAACTATCCCTGGGCTTAGATTAGCACAAAAATACGCAGTGGTCTGTGGCGGTGGCATCAGTCATCGTTTTAATTTATCGGACGGTGTCCTATTAAAAGACAATCATATCACGATGTACGGCTCTATTACGCGTGCAGTCGCCGTAGCCCGAAGTCGTGCGGTCGGCCAAGCTATAGAAATAGAGGTTAGAACATTGCCGCAGATACAGCAAGCACTGTCTGCGAATGTCGATGTTATTATGTTAGATAACTTTGCGTTGGATGATATTGCCAAGGCTCTGACCATGATTGACGGACAAGCAAAAGTGGAAATTTCTGGTAATTTGGGATTGGAGGATATAAAAACCGTTGCTGATTACGGAGTGGATTATATTTCTATAGGTGCCCTGACTAAACATTTGCACGCTATAGATATGAGTATGACGATTAAGGAGTAAGGTAGATGCTATATAACTCGCATAGTTTTATAGAGTACGCGCTCAAACAAGGAGCTATCAAGCTGGGAGATTTTGAACTGAAGTCGGGTCGAAAAAGCCGTTACTTTTTTAACGCTGGTGTATTCAACGACGGTCAATCTTTATGGGAGTTGGGAAATTTTTATGCACGAACAATAGCCCAATCGGATATTGTTTTTGATGTGTTGTTTGGTCCGGCATACAAAGGCATACCTTTAGTCTGCGCAACCGCTGTTTGCTTGCGACAAATGGGTGTCAACAAGCCGTTTGCATTTAATCGCAAAGAGGAGAAGTATCATGGCGAAGGAGGTGTTTTGGTAGGTGCTCCTCTGGAAGGACAGCGAGTTTTAATCGTTGATGATGTAATCACTGCCGGTACTGCGGTGCGCCACTCAGTTGCACTGCTAAACGCCTGTTCGGCAAAAGCGGTGGCTTTAATAATCTCGTTTGATAGGCAGGAAAAAGGTGTCGGTGATAGCTCGGCGGTTGCCGAATTGAGCGAGCAGCTGGGATTGGCAGTGCTGTCGGTTGCTACCTATAAGGATTTGATAGCGGTGTTAAATGCAGACGAGCGCTATAAGAATTTCTGGACATAATCAGAGTTGTTTCCTTGTGTTGTATGACCATACGCAACTATAACATCAGTAGTGAGACCTAGGCATTAAAGTTAATGAAATTAGCAGTGTTTATATCGCATCTTCCTCTGTCGTTCCTTTATTTTATTGCTTGGCTTGTAGCCGCTTTTAACTGCTATATTTTACGCTCTAAACGCAAGGTTATTATGGCCAATATGCGCAGAGCATTTCCCAAACTGACGGCTGCTGAGATTGGTTCTTTATGCAGGAAGTATTATTTCGTGCAAACTGAGTTTCTAGTCGAAACCATAAAACTGTTGTCGTGTAAAGAGCAATGGTTGCAAAAACGTGCGAAATTGATTAATCCGGAGATTGTCAATCAAGTGGATGGCGACCAACCAATACTTTTTTTATCTGCTCACCAAAGTAATTGGGAGTGGGCAGCACAGGTATTATTTCTTCGTTTTGGCCATCCTTTTTATGGGGTTTATAAGCCGTTGCGTTCTGCCAAACTGGAGCGTGTTATATTTGCAATAAGAAGTTGTTTTAACGGCACGCCGCTACCGCACCGACAGTTCGCAAAAACCTTAATAAAACATCGCGCACAACATAGCTTTTTCTATGTGCTGTCGGATCGTGAACCGGGTCGGCGACAAAAATCTATCAGTCTAAAATGGTTAGGAGCACAACAAACCGCTTTTTATTCTGGCACAATACAGCTCGCTTGTGCAGTTCAGTGCGCAGTGTTTTATGTGAGAACCGAAAAAATCAAAAAGGGGTATTATGAAGTTTCTCTTGAACCAATAGAGAATAAAGGCAAAGGATCGGAACAAGAATTATTAGCGTCTTACGCCGATAAATTGGCACAAGGTTTGAAGAAGAACCCTGAAAACTGGTATTGGGGACACCCACGATGGCGATGGATGAAAAGTGTATAGTGCTAGAAACAGGCGTATTTAGATGCAACTTACTTATTGTAAGCTAAACACTCAGTTATGTGCGGTGCCTGGGAAGTTAAGAGGTGAGGCACTGACCCAGATACTGAGTCGAGTATTCGAACTCGCCCGTATGATTGGCGTACCTCAATCGGAGGATATTCCTGAGATACCCATCGACATTAAAAGTCTATTGTACTGAAAATAAAGCTATGTAAAATAGATGACTCTCCTATTTGAAAGATCACCATAAATGACTAAGCTGTTTAAGGATACACTTAATTTTTGTCATATACTAAAAGCTAGAGTCGTAGTTGCCTATGCTCTGCTTAGTGCATTTTATGATTGTAGTAATATTAATAAAGCTCGGCTTATCAGAGGACTAGTCGGTAGTATATTAGTTTTAGTTCCTAATCGTCTTGTTCGTTTAAGTCAAAGGATAACCAACCTAAAGGAGTGCGGTAGTCAGGTTTATAAACGTCTCAAAATCACATATTGTGTTTTGTACGCAGATTTCTTTCGTGAATATAAAAAACACCGTAAGACACTCTTAGCCGATTATGCTTATGTAGAAATAGATGCTCCCTCATTAGGGAGCTATTTTCCTAGAATAATTGGCGTAGCATGGCTTTGTGAAAAACTAAATCTTAATATTAAGTTTACTTTTCCTGATACTTATATTGCCGGCAACATTAACTTTTTTGAAAATTCTATTCTAGCTTATTCTAAAGAGTGCCAAAACGAGAAATTTATGCAGCTGGAAAAGCCTTTAGTAGGTTTACGCTACTACAATTTCGGCAAATTACCAAGGATATGGGAAGCCTTTGCAAAATCAAGCATACCAAGCGAATACGGACATAATGTCCTTACCAAGCTTTCTATCAAGGAAGATTTACGATTGCAAGCCGAACAATGGTGGCACGCAAATGCAAAACAACAAAAATACATCGGAGTTCACTATCGTTTATCCGATAATCTTATCGAAGATAGAGTGATAA from Chromatiales bacterium encodes the following:
- the nadC gene encoding carboxylating nicotinate-nucleotide diphosphorylase; translation: MKHIISLSDQYFSPGVCPVWLYEAVQENVSAALAEDLPASDLSTDTTVQQISREAVIRSNDAAVIAGQFWVDEVFRQMPTEVTVDWQVQDGQSVPAKQQLCTITGHQPAMLQAERCALNFLQTLSGTATTVARYVAQLDQTSHTQITDTRKTIPGLRLAQKYAVVCGGGISHRFNLSDGVLLKDNHITMYGSITRAVAVARSRAVGQAIEIEVRTLPQIQQALSANVDVIMLDNFALDDIAKALTMIDGQAKVEISGNLGLEDIKTVADYGVDYISIGALTKHLHAIDMSMTIKE
- the pyrE gene encoding orotate phosphoribosyltransferase, which produces MLYNSHSFIEYALKQGAIKLGDFELKSGRKSRYFFNAGVFNDGQSLWELGNFYARTIAQSDIVFDVLFGPAYKGIPLVCATAVCLRQMGVNKPFAFNRKEEKYHGEGGVLVGAPLEGQRVLIVDDVITAGTAVRHSVALLNACSAKAVALIISFDRQEKGVGDSSAVAELSEQLGLAVLSVATYKDLIAVLNADERYKNFWT
- a CDS encoding lysophospholipid acyltransferase family protein, with protein sequence MKLAVFISHLPLSFLYFIAWLVAAFNCYILRSKRKVIMANMRRAFPKLTAAEIGSLCRKYYFVQTEFLVETIKLLSCKEQWLQKRAKLINPEIVNQVDGDQPILFLSAHQSNWEWAAQVLFLRFGHPFYGVYKPLRSAKLERVIFAIRSCFNGTPLPHRQFAKTLIKHRAQHSFFYVLSDREPGRRQKSISLKWLGAQQTAFYSGTIQLACAVQCAVFYVRTEKIKKGYYEVSLEPIENKGKGSEQELLASYADKLAQGLKKNPENWYWGHPRWRWMKSV